Proteins co-encoded in one Halococcoides cellulosivorans genomic window:
- a CDS encoding DNA-methyltransferase — protein sequence METTHRVVAGDARSLCVPDDTVELVVTSPPYPMIEMWDDAFAAMDATVADALEAGDGDRAFEAMHAHLDRAWDELARVLTDGGIVCVVVGDATRSIDGSYQRYANHSRITRAMTERGFTPLPEILWRKPTNSAAKFMGSGMVPPNAYVTLEHEHVLVFRYGDQPRSIDPGADRRYEAAYFWEERNRWFSDVWTDVRGVDQALADAGADPAPNGGTRDRSAAYPLAIPYRLIAMFSVHGDTVLDPFVGTGTTTLAAMAAARNSIGVDSDPGLLATVADRVADAPAVSERIARRRLADHRAAVERARDAGESVPYDAETHEISVRSKQSRRIVLRSIETVRATPTGYRSTHAPIED from the coding sequence ATGGAGACAACCCATCGGGTCGTCGCTGGCGACGCCCGTTCGCTCTGTGTCCCCGACGACACGGTGGAGTTGGTCGTCACCTCGCCGCCGTATCCGATGATCGAGATGTGGGACGACGCGTTCGCGGCGATGGACGCCACGGTGGCCGACGCACTCGAAGCGGGCGACGGTGATCGTGCCTTCGAGGCGATGCACGCCCACCTCGATCGGGCGTGGGACGAACTCGCTCGCGTCCTCACCGACGGCGGGATCGTCTGTGTCGTCGTCGGTGACGCGACCCGCTCGATCGACGGGTCGTACCAGCGGTATGCCAACCACTCTCGGATCACCCGAGCGATGACCGAGCGTGGATTCACGCCGTTGCCCGAAATCCTCTGGCGGAAGCCGACCAACTCCGCCGCGAAGTTCATGGGTTCGGGGATGGTCCCGCCGAACGCCTACGTCACGCTCGAACACGAACACGTCCTCGTCTTTCGGTACGGCGACCAGCCCCGATCGATCGACCCCGGCGCCGACCGGCGCTACGAGGCGGCGTACTTCTGGGAGGAACGGAATCGGTGGTTTTCGGACGTCTGGACCGACGTGCGTGGCGTCGATCAGGCGCTCGCGGACGCCGGTGCGGACCCAGCCCCGAACGGCGGGACGCGCGATCGATCGGCGGCCTACCCACTCGCGATTCCGTACCGGCTGATCGCGATGTTCAGCGTCCACGGCGACACGGTGCTCGACCCGTTCGTGGGCACGGGGACGACGACGCTCGCGGCGATGGCGGCGGCCCGGAACTCGATCGGCGTCGACAGCGATCCGGGCCTGCTGGCGACCGTCGCGGATCGCGTCGCGGACGCCCCGGCGGTCTCCGAACGGATCGCCCGCCGTCGCCTCGCGGACCATCGCGCGGCGGTCGAACGGGCCCGGGACGCGGGCGAGTCGGTGCCTTACGACGCCGAAACCCACGAGATCAGCGTGCGATCGAAACAGTCACGCCGGATCGTCCTCCGATCGATCGAGACGGTCAGGGCGACGCCGACGGGCTATCGGAGTACCCACGCGCCGATCGAGGACTGA
- a CDS encoding sensor histidine kinase, giving the protein MTEQSGSATESDRTEPRDRPDHPPPLGVRARRMFVPDVIRTNLTVKLLLVLVAVWLVVAAVVTLGSVSFVDAAGENRVDAISEQSALESALVTSWVDAGVSQTRLASQHTRVPSSRDDMRTYLQSINESESVYAVYYADLESSRVITSTDSAVDDSELREVDAAWGDPLQTAAGGADDDFVAVASRSIGSYDRPTLPFVSRIGNTSRGLIVVRDATTLQRQLASGGDTRIVTAGGSPVFAPDSARVNTSTAAFDTAQRGIASGYTENGVIVQYTPVDGTDWIAVTTAPYGTPMVGSAVANWAITLIALLVSLIGTGLLVGRSITHPINRLTEDIDRLGVEDLTFDGWSYRDDEIGGAFAALRAKQRTLTSEFDETERIRREIETSRQELKRQNARLDQFASTLSHDLRNPLAIARGHTELLEMKLDATEYDEHLDKLGDAHERIDSIINDVLTLTREGESVEETESVKLEAIAREAWDNVDSGAATFEVAESRTIEVDPSRLQRALENLLRNSIDHVGEEATVTVGLTRDGFFVQDDGPGIPDEMMDTVFEYGHTTSDDGTGLGLSIVKTIAEAHGWTVWVDGTYEDGARFVFSEVFENEQVPFTETEFTWAGSLRSGPDDGVR; this is encoded by the coding sequence ATGACCGAGCAGTCTGGATCGGCGACGGAGTCGGATCGGACGGAGCCTCGCGACCGCCCGGACCACCCGCCCCCGCTGGGGGTGCGGGCCCGTCGAATGTTCGTCCCGGACGTCATCCGGACGAATCTGACGGTCAAACTCCTGCTCGTCCTGGTGGCGGTCTGGCTCGTCGTCGCGGCCGTCGTCACACTCGGGTCCGTGAGTTTCGTCGACGCCGCCGGCGAGAACCGCGTCGACGCGATCAGCGAGCAGTCCGCTCTGGAATCCGCACTCGTGACGTCGTGGGTCGACGCGGGTGTGAGCCAGACGCGACTGGCGAGCCAGCACACCCGCGTTCCGTCGAGTCGCGACGACATGCGGACGTACCTCCAGTCGATCAACGAGTCCGAGTCCGTCTACGCCGTCTACTACGCCGATCTGGAGAGTTCGCGGGTCATCACGAGTACAGACAGCGCAGTCGACGACAGCGAGTTGCGCGAGGTCGACGCCGCGTGGGGTGATCCCCTCCAGACGGCGGCCGGTGGGGCCGACGACGACTTCGTCGCCGTCGCGTCCCGGTCGATCGGTAGCTACGACCGTCCGACGCTGCCCTTTGTCAGTCGGATCGGCAACACGAGTCGCGGGCTGATCGTCGTCAGGGACGCGACGACGCTTCAGCGCCAACTCGCGAGCGGTGGCGACACCCGAATCGTCACCGCGGGGGGATCACCCGTGTTCGCCCCGGACAGCGCCCGCGTCAACACCTCGACCGCCGCGTTCGACACCGCCCAGCGCGGCATCGCCAGCGGCTACACCGAGAACGGCGTGATCGTCCAGTACACGCCCGTCGACGGGACGGACTGGATCGCCGTGACGACCGCCCCCTATGGAACGCCGATGGTGGGGTCGGCAGTCGCCAACTGGGCGATCACGCTGATCGCGCTGTTGGTCAGCCTGATCGGGACCGGCCTGCTGGTCGGCCGATCGATCACCCACCCCATCAATCGGCTCACCGAGGACATCGATCGCCTCGGCGTCGAAGACCTCACCTTCGACGGGTGGAGCTATCGAGACGACGAAATCGGCGGCGCGTTCGCCGCGCTCCGGGCGAAACAGCGGACGCTCACCTCCGAGTTCGACGAGACCGAACGCATTCGCCGCGAGATCGAGACCTCACGGCAGGAACTCAAACGCCAGAACGCCCGCCTCGATCAGTTCGCGTCGACGCTGAGCCACGACCTGCGAAACCCGCTCGCGATCGCACGCGGGCACACCGAACTCCTGGAGATGAAACTCGACGCCACGGAGTACGACGAGCACCTCGACAAACTGGGCGATGCCCACGAGCGCATCGACTCGATCATCAACGACGTGCTCACGCTGACCCGCGAGGGTGAGTCCGTCGAAGAGACCGAGTCGGTCAAACTCGAAGCGATCGCCCGGGAGGCCTGGGACAACGTCGACTCGGGCGCGGCGACGTTCGAGGTCGCAGAAAGCCGGACGATCGAGGTCGATCCGAGTCGCCTTCAGCGCGCACTCGAAAACCTCCTTCGGAACTCCATCGACCACGTCGGTGAGGAGGCCACCGTCACGGTCGGACTCACACGGGACGGCTTTTTCGTCCAGGACGACGGCCCGGGCATCCCCGACGAGATGATGGACACCGTCTTCGAGTACGGCCACACCACCAGCGACGACGGGACCGGTCTGGGGCTGTCGATCGTCAAGACCATCGCTGAGGCCCACGGCTGGACGGTCTGGGTCGACGGGACCTACGAGGACGGCGCCCGGTTCGTCTTCTCGGAGGTCTTCGAGAACGAGCAGGTCCCCTTCACCGAGACGGAGTTCACCTGGGCTGGATCGCTCCGCTCCGGACCCGACGACGGCGTCCGGTGA